One stretch of Agelaius phoeniceus isolate bAgePho1 chromosome W unlocalized genomic scaffold, bAgePho1.hap1 SUPER_W_unloc_2, whole genome shotgun sequence DNA includes these proteins:
- the LOC143692605 gene encoding olfactory receptor 14A16-like: protein MSNSSSIRHFLLLALADTRQLQLLHFCLLLGISLAALLGNGLIISAVACGHHLHTPMFFFLLNLALADLGSICTTVPKAMHNSLWDTRSISYTGCAAQLFFFLFFLSAEFSLLTIMCYDRYVSICKPLHYGTLLGSRACAHMAAAAWASAFLYSLLHTANTFSLPLCHGNVLGQFFCEIPQILKLSCSNSYIRELGPLLGSVFLVFGCFVFIVFSYVRIFRAVLRIPSEQGRHKAFSTCLPHLAVLSVFLSTGTYANLKPHSISSPSLDLVVSVLYSVMPPALNPLIYSLRNQELKAEVWRLMTGWFRKY from the coding sequence atgtcgaacagcagctccatcaggcacttcctcctgctggcattggcagacacgcggcagctgcagctcctgcacttctgcctcttgctgggcatctccctggctgccctcctgggcaacggcctcatcatcagcgccgtagcctgcggccaccacctgcacacgcccatgttcttcttcctgctcaacctggccctcgctgacctgggctccatctgcaccactgtccccaaagccatgcacaattccctctgggacaccaggagcatctcctacactggatgtgcagctcagctctttttctttctcttcttcctctcagcagagttttccctcctgaccatcatgtgctacgaccgctacgtgtccatctgcaaacccctgcactacgggaccctcctgggcagcagagcttgtgcccacatggcagcagctgcctgggccagtgcctttctttATTCCctgctgcacacggccaatacattttccctgcctctTTGCCATGGCAATgtcctgggccagttcttctgtgaaatcccacagattctcaagctctcctgctcaaatTCCTACATTAGGGAACTTGGTCCTCTTCTGGGtagtgtttttctggtttttggttgttttgtgtttattgttttctcctatgtacgaatcttcagggctgtgctgaggatcccctctgagcagggacggcacaaagccttttccacctgcctccctcacctggccgtgctctctgtgttcctcagcactggcacCTATGCTAACCTGAAGCCCCACTCCATCTCCAGTCCATCGCTGGATCTGGttgtgtcagttctgtactcagtgatGCCTCCAGCcttgaaccccctcatctacagcctgaggaaccaggagctcaaggctgaaGTGTGGAggctgatgactggatggtttcggAAGTATTAA